CTGCCCTCTGAATATCCACAGATTAATAGGGAGATGAGACATGGACAGGTAATATGTACACTATGTAATTCagtttacattttcataatagCCACCATGTGTTAGGTCTTGAGCTAGGCATATTCACACAGGTTACCTCATTAAATCTTCAAGGTATTACTAGCTAGGGATAATAGTCCCagttttacagagaaggaaactcagTCCCAGAGAGGTGAGTGACTTGAGTGATTTGTCCAGGGTGGTACAAGCAGAGCCAGTGTTGGACATAGGAAGAGGAGAAGCCTCAGGCCCCACCCTTGGGTTGCTCCTGGCCTGACTCAGAGATGAAACTCCTGCCTGGAAGACAGTGAAAGACAAGCCCAGGACTCAGGGTGACCATTGACTAGTGGGTCAGGCTGTCACTACAGGTGAGGGTTTTAGAGGGCCTTCCTGGAATAGATAGGGTGAGGACACAGAAACAACTGGTGACCCTggactttccttctctctgatgATGCAGATTAATAACTTGAATGTGGACGAGAACAGCAATGGGGATCAGAGGCGGGCCCCACTGGCTACAGGGACGTGGAGGTCTGCACCTGTTCCAGTTACCACTCAGAACCCACCTGGCGCACCCCCCAATGTGCTCTGGCAGACCCCATTGGCCTGGCAGAACCCATCAGGCTGGCAAAACCAGCCAGCCAGGCAGACCCCACCAGCACGTCAGAGTCCCCCAGCTAGGCAGACCCCACCAGCCTGGCAAAACCCGGTTGCTTGGCAGAACCCAGTGATCTGGCCGAACCCAGTGATCTGGCAGAATCCAGTGATCTGGCCAAACCCCATTGTCTGGCCCGGTCCGGTTGTCTGGCCAAACCCACTGGCCTGGCAGAATCCACCTGGATGGCAGACCCCACCTGGATGGCAGAACCCACCAGGCTGGCAGGGTCCTCCAGATTGGCAGGGCCCTCCTGACTGGCCACTACCACCTGACTGGCCTCTACCACCTGATTGGCCACTTCCCACTGACTGGCCACTCCCACCTGACTGGATCCCCACTGATTGGCCAGTTCCACCTGACTGGCAGAACCTGCGGCCCTCACCAAACCTGCGCCCCTCTCCCAATTCACGTGCCTCACAGAACCTGGGTGCCTCACAGCCCCGAGATGTGGCCCTTCTTCAGGAAAGAGTAAGAACTTATTCCCAGTcgctttttcctctcttccttttgtctttattGTCCTTCTATCTATAATCCAATCAAGTTTTCTTGAAGTATCAATAAATTTAAtgatttccttttcccctttcagGCAAATAAGTTGGTCAAGTACTTGATGCTTAAAGATTATACCAAGGTGCCCATCAAGCGCTCAGGTAGGCATCCAGTGCCCTCCCCCAAGCACACTGTCTTTCCCCTCACCCCATGCTCTGTGGACATCCCTTTGCTTATATGTCCCCTCCCCTTCCATGGCTTTACTCCCCTTTCCATGGctgattcttcatttttcatcCTTGAGGGTCCTGACTGTGTTCCCTCTAGCAGGCCTGGCAAAGAGGATGTAGCTCTGTGGCCTCTGCTCAGCTCGGGTGCTCTCTTGTCTCTCCTACAGAAATGCTGAGGGATATCATCCGTGAATACACTGATGTTTATCCAGAAATCATTGAACGTGCATGCTTTGTCCTGGAGAAGGTGAGAAGGCAGCCCCGAGGAACACAGGAATGAGGGAAGATTTTGATATTAAAGATGTGTGGGATTCCTACTGGTAATTTAGAGCTGAAGACTCACAGGGTGGTAAGCAACTGAGCATGGGTAATTGATGCTGGATTTTGTAATTTCACAGTCCATTTTCTTGTCCATGTAGAAATTTGGGATTCAACTGAAGGAGATCGACAAAGAAGAACACCTGTATATTCTCATCAGCACCCCCGAGTCCCTGGCTGGCATATTGGGAACGTAAGATGGGAAAAGAGGTGGAACATTGCCTTTCTCAGTGGTGCTTTTTTTCCCTGGGAGCATCAAGTAGTTCGGGGTCCAAGATTCAGGGTCGTATACCAGGTCATGGTCGGGACTGTGGCAGAAATAGTCCTTTGCTGAGGAATACTGGGGAAGCTAGATGAATAAACTGCTTGAACTGTTTCATACAAATGGCtgctgaaaatatctttttttgtaCACTTTTAGGACCAAAGACACACCCAAGCTGGGTCTCCTCTTAGTGATATTGGGCGTTATCTTCATGAATGGCAACCGTGCCAGTGAAGGTGAGTGGCTGGACCTGCAGCTAGGGGTTGGCTACCACCTGATTTCCATGCTCATCTTCCATCCCTTGTCTCCCCTTGCCTCCCACTACAGCTGTCCTCTGGGAGGCACTACGCAAGATGGGACTGCGTCCTGGGTATGATTGGGCTCTCTCATCTCTTGCCTGTTCATATCATCCTTTGGCAACAGAGGATGGTCCCAGGATTGCATCAGCCTGGTGGTATAGGGAATTGGTCTGGGGAGGTACCAGAGCCCAAGGATGTGACCCGGGTGGATGGGCAAATAGTTCTGAACTCTATGCCTCTCCTCTCATCTCTGATCTCCGCTAgaaagctcttttcttttctttggcaaTGTCATAGTCTTTGattatgggtttcttttttttatactatCAGTGTGAGACATCCTCTTCTTGGAGATCTGAGGAAACTTCTCACTTATGAGTTTGTAAAACAAAAGTAAGTGATGTCTAAGGGTTTTTTTCTGGTCTTCATGAGTTCTGTGTGCTAGTCAGCCTCAGACAGTCCTTACTATGCTCATTTCTTACACTATACCTATATATCCCCAtagaaaaacacatacatactTGGAAGTGTTTATTGAGTATCCCTGCTTGTGGTTGGATTTTTCTGCAGTATTACagttatcttgcaggtgaagtcTGTCCACTATACCCACAGTAGACATTTCCAAGGCTGAGGTTTACATTGCAATGGGCCAACTGTGACTCAATAACAAGATTACAAGAACATGGAGCTAGAGCTGTGACACAAGGGGAGAGATTAAGTGTTGCCCTTTCTATGACCCTGTATAAGCCACCCTGCAGTTCTAGGTAACTGCTTAATGTAGAAGCACTGGTACAGGAATTTGAAGGCCTATTAGAATATAATTAAACTAGGTTtatgggtgactcagttggttaagtgtctgattcgatctcagctcaggtcttgatctcagggtcgtgagttcaagcctcaagtatggagcctactttaaaaaaacaaatttaaaaaagaatataattaagcTAGGTTTAAGAATGAGTCTGGGTGGGATTGCTACCTGAAATTGGGGGTATCAAAATAGAGTATTATGCATTGTTGGACTACTGTTCTTACCTGGGTAGAAACAAAGACCTTTCTGCTCTAAGGTACCTGGATTACAGACGAGTGCCCAACAGCAACCCTCCTGAGTATGAGTTCCTCTGGGGCCTCCGTTCCTACCATGAAACTAGCAAGATGAAAGTGCTGAGATTCATTGCAGAGGTAATAGAGGAACTGCTCCAGACTTGATAGGTCAAAAGATGAGGTGTGGCTGGCTGGAAAGGGTCCAGAGCAGGGATAAGACCTTAGATATTGCACGTGGTGCTGCATTACTGGTGGTATTGATTGTTGCTGTTACGTAAACAGTAGCACAAAGTAGGGCACTAAATATATAGCAAGTCTTCATAAATATTAACTCCCATTATTacgggttttgttttattttctattttctgttcttcatCTCAGGTTCAGAAAAGAGATCCTCGTGACTGGACTGCACAGTTCATGGAGGCTGCAGATGAGGCCTTGGATGCTCTGGATGCTGCTGCAGCTGAGGCTGAGGCCCGGGCTGAGGCGAGAACCCGCATGGGGATTGGAGATGAGGCCGTATCTGGGCCCTGGAGCTGGGATGACATTGAATTTGAGCTGCTGACCTGGGATGAGGAAGGAGATTTTGGCGATCCCTGGTCTAGAATCCCATTTACCTTCTGGGCCAGATACCACCAGAATGCCCGTTCCCGATTTCCTCAGACCTTCGCTGGCCCCATTATTGGCCCTGGTGGTACAGCCAGTGCCAACTTTGCTGCCAACTTTGGTGCCATTGGTTTCTTCTGGGTTGAGTGAGATGTTGGGTAGGTATATCACTTTGGTTTGGGCAGTTAGGGTTATCGGGAGATACAGGGTCCATGGGAATGTGTTTATGTCACAACCTGGGAGTCCTAGAAAACCCAtggtggggaggtgagggaagTATAGGGAAGCATATACTTGGTATATTTCTTACTATTTGATATATATCACTGATTATtcgggtttttttctttcttatgttcaCAGATATTGCTAATCAGTTGCAATAGTCTTTCCCCTGAGTGAGGCTGAAGCCTCAGATTCCTTCTAAACACAGCTATCTAGAGAGCCACATCCTGTTGACTGAAAGTGGCATGCAAGATaaatttatttgctgttccttgtctgttgctttttttccccttgtgtgCTGTCAAGTTTTGGTATCAGAAATAAACGTTGAAACTGCAAAGTGAATTACGTGTGCTCTCTGTTTTTAACACATTGGGGAGAGATTGACTTGTTTATATGGGAAAGAGAGGGCCTCACTTCTAGCCTGAGGGGCAGATTAGCTTTCAATTGGTAAAAGTATGGGTAGATTCCGTTAATGGATTGGAAAACAAAGGAGGAAGTAATGAACACAAGTGTTAATGAGGTCCAAGAACCAGTATAGTTTACTTTAGAAATATTACCTCAGGAACTCATGTGATAGGCTGCTAGGAGTCCTGGAGTGATGATGCTTAAAGAGATGAGAGACAGGGTGTAGGTGGTCAGACAGTTGAATTTAAGAAGGCAGAGGAGTTGGAACCCCAGTTAATGACAAAGTCCAGGGAATGGGTGGTTGAAGGGGAGTGAAGATAACTGTTTCTGGTGATGCATCTCCTGAGATTCTAGGGTGTTGGTTGTATGTGGAAAGTGAAACAACTCCAGGATGGGGGcaagaggaggaacagagaacACTGTGATCCAGGTGCTGGAGTCTCCTGTGT
This genomic interval from Vulpes vulpes isolate BD-2025 unplaced genomic scaffold, VulVul3 u000000686, whole genome shotgun sequence contains the following:
- the MAGED1 gene encoding melanoma-associated antigen D1 isoform X4 — encoded protein: MHSQLNLERSKDKGIEEEILLGSALARGTGAMAQKMDCGAGLLGFQAEASVEDSTLLMQTLMEAIQISEAPPTNQATAAGLNASAQSSQPPTSSEMADIQVLAAATRPKTAFKAQNATTKGPNGAYDFSQALNAKEMSNAPPKAAFKSQNATLKGPNAAYDFSQAATTSELTANKSEMAFKAQNGTTKVGPNATYNFSQSLSATEMANAQPKTAFKAWNDTTKAPTVDTQTQNINQAKMATSQTEVETNPGILESDGAAAQTSADGSQAQNLESRTIIRGKRTRKINNLNVDENSNGDQRRAPLATGTWRSAPVPVTTQNPPGAPPNVLWQTPLAWQNPSGWQNQPARQTPPARQSPPARQTPPAWQNPVAWQNPVIWPNPVIWQNPVIWPNPIVWPGPVVWPNPLAWQNPPGWQTPPGWQNPPGWQGPPDWQGPPDWPLPPDWPLPPDWPLPTDWPLPPDWIPTDWPVPPDWQNLRPSPNLRPSPNSRASQNLGASQPRDVALLQERANKLVKYLMLKDYTKVPIKRSEMLRDIIREYTDVYPEIIERACFVLEKKFGIQLKEIDKEEHLYILISTPESLAGILGTTKDTPKLGLLLVILGVIFMNGNRASEAVLWEALRKMGLRPGVRHPLLGDLRKLLTYEFVKQKYLDYRRVPNSNPPEYEFLWGLRSYHETSKMKVLRFIAEVQKRDPRDWTAQFMEAADEALDALDAAAAEAEARAEARTRMGIGDEAVSGPWSWDDIEFELLTWDEEGDFGDPWSRIPFTFWARYHQNARSRFPQTFAGPIIGPGGTASANFAANFGAIGFFWVE
- the MAGED1 gene encoding melanoma-associated antigen D1 isoform X3: MHSQLNLERSKDKGIEEEILLGEQRRENETGSALARGTGAMAQKMDCGAGLLGFQAEASVEDSTLLMQTLMEAIQISEAPPTNQATAAGLNASAQSSQPPTSSEMADIQVLAAATRPKTAFKAQNATTKGPNGAYDFSQALNAKEMSNAPPKAAFKSQNATLKGPNAAYDFSQAATTSELTANKSEMAFKAQNGTTKVGPNATYNFSQSLSATEMANAQPKTAFKAWNDTTKAPTVDTQTQNINQAKMATSQTEVETNPGILESDGAAAQTSADGSQAQNLESRTIIRGKRTRKINNLNVDENSNGDQRRAPLATGTWRSAPVPVTTQNPPGAPPNVLWQTPLAWQNPSGWQNQPARQTPPARQSPPARQTPPAWQNPVAWQNPVIWPNPVIWQNPVIWPNPIVWPGPVVWPNPLAWQNPPGWQTPPGWQNPPGWQGPPDWQGPPDWPLPPDWPLPPDWPLPTDWPLPPDWIPTDWPVPPDWQNLRPSPNLRPSPNSRASQNLGASQPRDVALLQERANKLVKYLMLKDYTKVPIKRSEMLRDIIREYTDVYPEIIERACFVLEKKFGIQLKEIDKEEHLYILISTPESLAGILGTTKDTPKLGLLLVILGVIFMNGNRASEAVLWEALRKMGLRPGVRHPLLGDLRKLLTYEFVKQKYLDYRRVPNSNPPEYEFLWGLRSYHETSKMKVLRFIAEVQKRDPRDWTAQFMEAADEALDALDAAAAEAEARAEARTRMGIGDEAVSGPWSWDDIEFELLTWDEEGDFGDPWSRIPFTFWARYHQNARSRFPQTFAGPIIGPGGTASANFAANFGAIGFFWVE
- the MAGED1 gene encoding melanoma-associated antigen D1 isoform X2, with protein sequence MKVCLPPRLPLPGVSHFHSSPHSASSILSKLSVKCSYKFIALVASVSGSALARGTGAMAQKMDCGAGLLGFQAEASVEDSTLLMQTLMEAIQISEAPPTNQATAAGLNASAQSSQPPTSSEMADIQVLAAATRPKTAFKAQNATTKGPNGAYDFSQALNAKEMSNAPPKAAFKSQNATLKGPNAAYDFSQAATTSELTANKSEMAFKAQNGTTKVGPNATYNFSQSLSATEMANAQPKTAFKAWNDTTKAPTVDTQTQNINQAKMATSQTEVETNPGILESDGAAAQTSADGSQAQNLESRTIIRGKRTRKINNLNVDENSNGDQRRAPLATGTWRSAPVPVTTQNPPGAPPNVLWQTPLAWQNPSGWQNQPARQTPPARQSPPARQTPPAWQNPVAWQNPVIWPNPVIWQNPVIWPNPIVWPGPVVWPNPLAWQNPPGWQTPPGWQNPPGWQGPPDWQGPPDWPLPPDWPLPPDWPLPTDWPLPPDWIPTDWPVPPDWQNLRPSPNLRPSPNSRASQNLGASQPRDVALLQERANKLVKYLMLKDYTKVPIKRSEMLRDIIREYTDVYPEIIERACFVLEKKFGIQLKEIDKEEHLYILISTPESLAGILGTTKDTPKLGLLLVILGVIFMNGNRASEAVLWEALRKMGLRPGVRHPLLGDLRKLLTYEFVKQKYLDYRRVPNSNPPEYEFLWGLRSYHETSKMKVLRFIAEVQKRDPRDWTAQFMEAADEALDALDAAAAEAEARAEARTRMGIGDEAVSGPWSWDDIEFELLTWDEEGDFGDPWSRIPFTFWARYHQNARSRFPQTFAGPIIGPGGTASANFAANFGAIGFFWVE
- the MAGED1 gene encoding melanoma-associated antigen D1 isoform X1, giving the protein MTTYSKDAVYVSLCMWGYMCNVGVGMDHLFSVFQMILVSLNEIRKCLKLKTTRVSFLDLHCENLVRFLEVKPMKVCLPPRLPLPGVSHFHSSPHSASSILSKLSVKCSYKFIALVASVSGSALARGTGAMAQKMDCGAGLLGFQAEASVEDSTLLMQTLMEAIQISEAPPTNQATAAGLNASAQSSQPPTSSEMADIQVLAAATRPKTAFKAQNATTKGPNGAYDFSQALNAKEMSNAPPKAAFKSQNATLKGPNAAYDFSQAATTSELTANKSEMAFKAQNGTTKVGPNATYNFSQSLSATEMANAQPKTAFKAWNDTTKAPTVDTQTQNINQAKMATSQTEVETNPGILESDGAAAQTSADGSQAQNLESRTIIRGKRTRKINNLNVDENSNGDQRRAPLATGTWRSAPVPVTTQNPPGAPPNVLWQTPLAWQNPSGWQNQPARQTPPARQSPPARQTPPAWQNPVAWQNPVIWPNPVIWQNPVIWPNPIVWPGPVVWPNPLAWQNPPGWQTPPGWQNPPGWQGPPDWQGPPDWPLPPDWPLPPDWPLPTDWPLPPDWIPTDWPVPPDWQNLRPSPNLRPSPNSRASQNLGASQPRDVALLQERANKLVKYLMLKDYTKVPIKRSEMLRDIIREYTDVYPEIIERACFVLEKKFGIQLKEIDKEEHLYILISTPESLAGILGTTKDTPKLGLLLVILGVIFMNGNRASEAVLWEALRKMGLRPGVRHPLLGDLRKLLTYEFVKQKYLDYRRVPNSNPPEYEFLWGLRSYHETSKMKVLRFIAEVQKRDPRDWTAQFMEAADEALDALDAAAAEAEARAEARTRMGIGDEAVSGPWSWDDIEFELLTWDEEGDFGDPWSRIPFTFWARYHQNARSRFPQTFAGPIIGPGGTASANFAANFGAIGFFWVE
- the MAGED1 gene encoding melanoma-associated antigen D1 isoform X5, whose translation is MAQKMDCGAGLLGFQAEASVEDSTLLMQTLMEAIQISEAPPTNQATAAGLNASAQSSQPPTSSEMADIQVLAAATRPKTAFKAQNATTKGPNGAYDFSQALNAKEMSNAPPKAAFKSQNATLKGPNAAYDFSQAATTSELTANKSEMAFKAQNGTTKVGPNATYNFSQSLSATEMANAQPKTAFKAWNDTTKAPTVDTQTQNINQAKMATSQTEVETNPGILESDGAAAQTSADGSQAQNLESRTIIRGKRTRKINNLNVDENSNGDQRRAPLATGTWRSAPVPVTTQNPPGAPPNVLWQTPLAWQNPSGWQNQPARQTPPARQSPPARQTPPAWQNPVAWQNPVIWPNPVIWQNPVIWPNPIVWPGPVVWPNPLAWQNPPGWQTPPGWQNPPGWQGPPDWQGPPDWPLPPDWPLPPDWPLPTDWPLPPDWIPTDWPVPPDWQNLRPSPNLRPSPNSRASQNLGASQPRDVALLQERANKLVKYLMLKDYTKVPIKRSEMLRDIIREYTDVYPEIIERACFVLEKKFGIQLKEIDKEEHLYILISTPESLAGILGTTKDTPKLGLLLVILGVIFMNGNRASEAVLWEALRKMGLRPGVRHPLLGDLRKLLTYEFVKQKYLDYRRVPNSNPPEYEFLWGLRSYHETSKMKVLRFIAEVQKRDPRDWTAQFMEAADEALDALDAAAAEAEARAEARTRMGIGDEAVSGPWSWDDIEFELLTWDEEGDFGDPWSRIPFTFWARYHQNARSRFPQTFAGPIIGPGGTASANFAANFGAIGFFWVE